A region from the Flavobacteriales bacterium genome encodes:
- a CDS encoding PKD domain-containing protein, with product MFKLSISLFAACLVYPAFGTYGTAEVGHEGHDHAPAQVHFVTNQGQWDQPFLFRADAVGATAFLEHDGVTWVKLQEDAYQVMHDAGELTLEQQQAIRFNGHSWKVRFVGGSSSARVGPTNVKSFYHNYFLGNDRAKWRGNVPVAGGVRYEQVWEGVDVQFHGDGGNLKYDVLLAPLADVGNVRFTFDGLNGLLVDEQGRLVMRTSVGEVVEMAPVAFYSDGLKEAIGCAFELVDGRLGFRLDAYDQERSVTIDPVLIASTLSGCSGASNYGHCATYDDAGNIYTGARNFGPSYPATLGAFQTAFGGGGTDMSFSKYNPDGSNLVWASYLGGSAGENPHSMIVNSFGELCVMGSTASTNFPTTAGAYDTTHNGGGNDMTVTVFSANAATLTGSTFLGGSGSDGTNAMWGNYGEAYRGEIYLDASDNVLVAGFTESANFPTTAGAVQPTLGGGQDGVVLSVNRPCNALLWSTFLGGSGDDGAFGLRLSNGSLFVCGSTESANFTTTPGAYQTAQIGGRDGWVAKMNPTGTVLQASTFYGTTDDDRPYFLDTDNAGNVWIYGQSDGTIPIQPVGTYGTPGPVFVAKFASDLATVPVSSTIGGGGFGGGTVPVAFLVDHCDHIYISGFNSSSGLPLTPNSLYSTGSFYLAAFDVDFIGLLFGTYYGGSHVDGGTSRFDKDGIIYQGVCSGTGSLQTTAWAWATNQTVGWDIGVFKIDFQVAGVNAAGASSLNQGCAPIVIDFSNTSTGTNWVWDFGDGSALDTTNAPSHLYTTAGVYTVTLIAFDSLSCNLADTVSFPITIGLAQPLDASFTAVNSSDCTVFEVSTSNTSTGAPLAFIWNMGDGTQYMDTNVVHVYATTGAYDIQLLVYDPTGCSTPDSVLQTVTVLPPDTVSAAFTATQVPNCSQALVDCVNLSAGINPSYLWDMGDGTTYTTANVDDHLYAGPGQYTITLVASDALTCNGSDTVAFVIDVLPLLPIDALFSIEQVFDCQQLVITSDNQSTGTFLGFLWDMGDGTTYTDTNVVHTYSAPGTFNVTLVVNCLAGCFPNDTMVVPVTIDPIEPIVAAFTTDQIGNCTSLTLEGLNLSSGDSVAYTWDMGDGTTYSTTDVTHVYTVPGTYTVELLVEDLGCGDDDSLSVNVTVIDELPIVAATDGIICPGLSTVIAATGTAGGSFLWSNGSTNDSLVVQSAGSYWVQVNYDGCTGADTVEVIEAPTLELESSRTACPGTYIDVTVPYSGAAYLWADGATGQTDNVWHQGGWEDTTYYAYQVWDAYGCVHEDSVQVLSLDADARLFAPNAFTPDGDGVNDEFTITGYGEKDMELQIFNRWGEQIFSTTTLSNAWNGQYNGQIKQDVYVYKLKYNGECSNDGTSIIGHVTVVK from the coding sequence ATGTTCAAACTCTCCATCTCACTTTTTGCTGCTTGCTTGGTTTACCCGGCCTTCGGAACATACGGGACCGCCGAGGTAGGCCATGAAGGTCATGACCATGCACCTGCGCAGGTTCATTTCGTGACGAACCAAGGACAGTGGGACCAGCCGTTCCTTTTCCGTGCCGATGCCGTGGGAGCCACGGCTTTCCTTGAGCACGACGGGGTGACTTGGGTGAAGTTGCAAGAGGACGCTTACCAGGTAATGCACGATGCTGGCGAACTAACCCTGGAGCAACAACAGGCCATCCGTTTCAATGGACATTCCTGGAAGGTGCGCTTCGTTGGCGGTTCGTCGTCGGCGCGTGTTGGTCCCACCAACGTGAAGAGCTTCTATCACAATTACTTCCTTGGGAATGACCGTGCGAAATGGCGCGGAAATGTCCCGGTGGCAGGTGGGGTGCGTTACGAGCAGGTGTGGGAAGGGGTCGACGTGCAGTTCCACGGTGACGGGGGCAACCTGAAATACGATGTGCTGCTCGCACCGCTGGCCGATGTTGGCAACGTGCGCTTCACGTTCGACGGTTTGAACGGTCTGCTAGTGGACGAGCAAGGCCGTCTGGTGATGCGCACGTCGGTCGGTGAGGTGGTCGAAATGGCGCCGGTGGCGTTCTATTCCGATGGGTTGAAAGAGGCCATCGGCTGTGCCTTTGAACTGGTCGACGGCCGCCTTGGTTTCCGCCTGGACGCGTATGACCAAGAGCGGTCCGTGACCATCGATCCGGTGCTCATCGCAAGCACGTTGAGCGGCTGCAGCGGGGCCAGCAACTATGGGCACTGCGCCACCTACGATGATGCAGGGAACATTTACACTGGCGCCCGCAACTTCGGACCGAGCTATCCGGCTACGCTTGGCGCCTTCCAGACCGCGTTCGGCGGTGGCGGGACCGACATGAGCTTCAGCAAGTACAACCCCGATGGCAGCAACCTTGTTTGGGCGAGCTACCTCGGAGGTAGTGCCGGTGAAAATCCGCACAGCATGATCGTCAACAGCTTCGGTGAACTCTGCGTCATGGGCTCCACCGCCAGCACCAACTTCCCTACGACCGCCGGTGCGTACGACACCACGCACAACGGTGGTGGTAACGACATGACGGTCACCGTATTCTCCGCCAATGCCGCCACGCTCACGGGCAGTACGTTCCTCGGCGGTTCGGGCAGCGATGGCACGAACGCCATGTGGGGCAACTATGGCGAGGCCTACCGGGGCGAGATATATCTGGATGCATCGGACAACGTGCTCGTGGCGGGGTTCACGGAGAGCGCGAACTTCCCCACCACGGCCGGAGCCGTTCAACCAACGTTGGGCGGTGGGCAGGACGGCGTAGTGCTTTCCGTGAACCGTCCATGCAACGCCCTGCTCTGGAGCACCTTCTTGGGAGGTAGCGGCGATGATGGTGCCTTCGGCTTGCGATTGAGCAACGGTAGCTTGTTCGTCTGCGGCAGTACTGAAAGTGCCAATTTCACTACAACCCCTGGTGCGTACCAGACAGCCCAGATCGGTGGGCGCGATGGCTGGGTGGCGAAGATGAACCCCACGGGTACCGTGCTGCAGGCGAGCACCTTCTACGGAACGACTGATGACGATCGCCCTTATTTCCTGGACACTGACAATGCCGGGAACGTGTGGATCTACGGCCAGTCGGACGGCACCATCCCCATCCAACCGGTCGGCACCTATGGCACACCCGGCCCCGTTTTCGTCGCAAAATTCGCGAGCGACCTGGCCACAGTGCCGGTGAGTTCGACCATCGGCGGGGGTGGGTTCGGCGGGGGCACAGTACCCGTGGCGTTCCTGGTCGATCATTGTGATCATATCTACATCAGCGGGTTCAACAGCTCCTCTGGCCTGCCGCTTACTCCCAATAGCCTGTACAGCACGGGTTCGTTCTACCTCGCGGCCTTCGATGTCGATTTCATCGGGCTTCTCTTCGGGACGTACTACGGCGGAAGTCACGTGGACGGTGGAACGAGCCGTTTCGACAAGGATGGCATCATTTACCAAGGGGTTTGCAGTGGCACGGGCAGCTTGCAAACGACGGCCTGGGCCTGGGCCACCAACCAGACCGTCGGTTGGGATATCGGGGTGTTCAAGATCGACTTCCAGGTAGCCGGTGTGAACGCAGCCGGTGCCAGCAGCCTCAACCAAGGCTGCGCCCCGATCGTTATCGACTTCAGCAACACAAGCACAGGCACGAACTGGGTCTGGGATTTCGGGGACGGAAGTGCGCTGGATACAACGAATGCCCCAAGCCATCTGTACACCACCGCCGGCGTTTACACCGTAACGCTCATCGCCTTCGACAGCCTGAGCTGCAACCTGGCCGATACCGTTTCGTTCCCGATCACCATCGGGCTCGCGCAACCTCTCGACGCTTCCTTCACTGCCGTGAACAGTTCGGATTGCACGGTGTTCGAAGTGTCCACCTCCAACACCAGCACCGGGGCCCCGCTGGCGTTCATCTGGAACATGGGCGACGGCACCCAATACATGGACACCAACGTAGTGCACGTGTATGCCACCACAGGTGCGTACGATATCCAACTGCTCGTGTACGATCCCACCGGTTGCAGTACCCCGGACAGTGTGCTTCAAACCGTAACGGTCCTTCCTCCCGACACCGTTTCAGCGGCTTTCACGGCCACGCAGGTGCCGAACTGTAGCCAGGCCTTGGTTGATTGCGTGAACCTGAGCGCGGGCATCAACCCGAGCTATCTGTGGGACATGGGGGACGGTACCACCTACACGACCGCCAACGTGGACGACCATCTTTATGCCGGGCCGGGGCAATACACGATCACGCTCGTTGCTTCCGACGCGCTGACCTGCAACGGCAGTGACACGGTGGCTTTCGTCATCGACGTGCTGCCCTTGCTCCCCATTGATGCGTTGTTCTCGATCGAGCAGGTGTTCGATTGCCAACAACTCGTGATCACGAGCGATAACCAGAGCACCGGCACGTTCCTCGGTTTCCTGTGGGATATGGGTGATGGTACTACTTACACGGACACCAATGTGGTGCACACGTATTCTGCTCCGGGGACCTTCAATGTGACCTTGGTCGTGAACTGCCTGGCAGGGTGTTTCCCCAACGACACGATGGTGGTGCCCGTGACGATCGATCCGATCGAGCCCATCGTGGCCGCCTTCACCACGGACCAGATCGGCAACTGCACCTCGCTCACCCTCGAAGGTCTCAACCTGAGCTCGGGCGATAGTGTGGCCTATACATGGGACATGGGCGATGGCACCACATACAGCACCACCGACGTGACGCATGTGTACACCGTTCCGGGAACCTACACCGTTGAGCTGCTGGTGGAAGACCTCGGGTGCGGCGACGACGATTCGCTCAGCGTCAACGTCACCGTGATCGATGAGCTCCCGATCGTTGCGGCCACGGACGGCATCATCTGTCCGGGCCTGTCCACCGTCATCGCGGCTACCGGAACCGCGGGTGGTTCTTTCCTATGGAGCAATGGGTCCACGAACGATAGTCTGGTGGTGCAATCGGCAGGCAGCTATTGGGTGCAGGTGAACTACGATGGTTGCACCGGGGCGGACACCGTGGAAGTCATTGAAGCGCCGACCCTTGAACTTGAAAGCTCGCGCACGGCCTGTCCCGGCACCTATATCGATGTAACCGTTCCTTACAGCGGCGCAGCATATCTATGGGCCGACGGCGCGACAGGGCAAACGGACAATGTGTGGCACCAGGGAGGTTGGGAGGACACGACCTATTACGCCTACCAGGTGTGGGACGCATACGGATGCGTCCATGAGGACAGTGTGCAGGTCCTCTCCTTGGACGCCGATGCTCGGTTGTTCGCGCCCAATGCCTTCACTCCTGATGGTGATGGTGTCAACGATGAGTTCACCATTACCGGCTATGGCGAGAAGGACATGGAGCTCCAGATCTTCAACCGCTGGGGCGAGCAGATCTTCTCAACCACGACTTTGTCCAATGCTTGGAACGGACAGTACAATGGCCAGATCAAGCAGGACGTGTACGTGTACAAGCTCAAGTACAACGGCGAGTGTTCCAATGATGGGACCAGCATCATCGGGCATGTAACCGTTGTGAAGTGA
- a CDS encoding PKD domain-containing protein: MERTALMAIAFGLWAQMNAQGPDAHAHASPARPAQRFVENKGQWPQHVKFRAEFGTASMFAEPDGITWSMLQADAGERVHDLLHADSKAQADFKLHGHAWRMLFVDANGDPAVTSFDRSTTYLNYFLGNDPRKWAGHVGVFGEVLYEDVWPGIDLKLHSEKGAFKYDVMLEANADAANVRFRYEGLDALAKDEAGRLVLRTSVSDLLEMAPVAWYADGDHEKIDCRFTLQNGTVGFAFGPGTNMQRPIVIDPVLIASTLSGTGDIGTTQNYGHSATYDNLGNIYTGARCFGQGYPATPGAFDVTYANGGFGVDIAVSKLSPDGSTLLYATYLGGTASEYPHSMVVTPAGELTVFGSTESSDYPVTANAVQSSFGGQDDVVVTKLTVDGSALVGSTYLGGPAGDGRNVITNNYDDRFRGEVISDAAGNILLATCTQGAGFPTTPGAYQTVYQGGQQDGVLLSLNNNLSSLNWSTIIGSNADDMCFGVKVASNGHVYVSAGTSGNGLTATAGALQAANAGGHDAFLVHMLNDGATVVNATYWGGAQNDDPFFLQLDDEDDVYIYGQTDGGITVQPVGTYSETSGPAFVAQFEPDLSAVVCQTVVAGSGGGFGGIVPVAFLVDHCNHIYISGYSVSTGMVVSPNALYNSGGFYLAVYDLDMTGLLYATYYEGASHVDGGTSRFDPDGVVYQAVCTSGGFPTTGTAFSSTQPGGWDVGVFKIDFEQSGVNANISASSNTGCAPATIDFDAVGQYATIEWDFGDGSPTSTVDDPSHVYQDPGTYIVTLIAIDPASCNLADTATLLVVIGTAQPVEPEFTVSQAGGCEPYMVVTVNNSTGPNNTYLWNMGDGATYTTTNVTHTYAGPGTYDITLTVTDNTCGGTDSTTIPVTVTEPAGIEALFSVVQVDQCSGFIVSTQNMSTGPAGLVYTWDMGDGTVLSGTEVTHTYGQQGTYTITLTAYDPLCDEDDTFTLNLPVLASPLVGNGILVPNIFSPNQDGYNDTFFPIDGAGSNVTLKVWNRWGMKMFETAGAYRPWNGRTPGNKPVPDGVYFYILEYSIPCTGERIEGKEEGYVHVVGSTM; the protein is encoded by the coding sequence ATGGAACGCACAGCACTAATGGCGATCGCTTTCGGCCTATGGGCCCAAATGAACGCCCAAGGCCCGGATGCTCACGCGCATGCCTCTCCGGCGCGGCCCGCCCAACGCTTCGTGGAGAACAAAGGCCAGTGGCCCCAGCACGTGAAATTCCGCGCGGAGTTCGGTACTGCTAGCATGTTCGCCGAGCCGGACGGGATCACGTGGAGCATGTTGCAAGCGGACGCGGGCGAACGGGTGCACGACCTCCTGCATGCGGATTCGAAGGCACAGGCGGACTTCAAGTTGCATGGTCACGCGTGGCGTATGTTGTTCGTGGATGCCAACGGGGACCCGGCCGTTACGTCCTTCGACCGGAGCACCACCTACCTCAACTACTTCCTGGGCAACGATCCCCGCAAGTGGGCGGGACACGTCGGGGTTTTCGGTGAAGTGCTTTATGAAGACGTCTGGCCGGGGATCGACCTTAAGCTGCACAGTGAAAAAGGCGCCTTCAAGTACGATGTAATGCTCGAAGCGAACGCCGATGCGGCCAACGTGAGGTTCAGATACGAGGGCCTTGATGCGCTTGCGAAAGACGAAGCGGGCAGATTGGTGCTGCGCACCAGTGTGAGCGACCTGCTGGAGATGGCACCGGTGGCTTGGTATGCGGACGGTGATCATGAGAAGATCGATTGCCGCTTCACGTTGCAGAACGGTACGGTCGGTTTCGCGTTCGGCCCGGGCACGAACATGCAGCGGCCCATCGTCATCGATCCGGTGCTTATTGCGAGCACACTGAGCGGCACAGGGGACATTGGTACTACCCAGAACTATGGACACAGTGCGACGTACGACAACCTCGGTAACATTTACACCGGGGCTCGCTGCTTCGGGCAAGGATACCCGGCAACGCCGGGAGCGTTCGATGTCACTTACGCCAATGGCGGTTTCGGTGTGGACATCGCCGTAAGCAAACTTTCGCCGGACGGAAGCACCTTGCTCTACGCGACTTATTTGGGAGGAACCGCGAGCGAGTACCCGCACAGCATGGTGGTAACACCGGCCGGTGAGCTCACCGTGTTCGGGAGCACGGAATCCTCTGATTATCCTGTAACGGCCAATGCGGTCCAATCCTCTTTCGGGGGACAGGATGATGTGGTGGTCACCAAATTGACCGTGGATGGATCCGCTTTGGTGGGATCGACCTATTTGGGCGGCCCTGCGGGCGATGGGCGCAATGTCATCACGAACAACTACGACGATCGTTTCCGCGGCGAAGTGATCAGCGATGCCGCTGGCAATATCCTGTTGGCCACGTGCACGCAGGGCGCAGGCTTCCCGACCACGCCCGGTGCATACCAGACCGTGTACCAAGGCGGGCAACAGGACGGTGTGCTCTTGAGCTTGAACAACAACTTGAGCAGCCTCAATTGGTCAACCATCATCGGGTCCAATGCAGACGATATGTGCTTCGGTGTGAAGGTGGCCAGCAATGGCCATGTTTACGTGAGCGCAGGCACGAGCGGCAATGGACTGACGGCCACTGCCGGAGCCCTGCAAGCGGCCAACGCAGGAGGCCATGATGCGTTCCTGGTGCACATGCTCAACGACGGTGCCACTGTGGTGAATGCCACCTATTGGGGCGGGGCGCAGAACGACGATCCGTTCTTCCTTCAGTTGGACGATGAAGATGACGTTTACATCTACGGACAGACCGATGGTGGTATCACGGTCCAGCCCGTGGGTACCTATTCGGAAACCAGCGGACCCGCATTCGTGGCGCAATTCGAGCCGGACTTGTCCGCAGTGGTTTGCCAAACGGTCGTCGCCGGAAGTGGTGGCGGATTCGGCGGCATCGTCCCTGTGGCTTTTCTCGTGGACCACTGCAACCACATATACATCAGTGGGTACTCAGTAAGCACGGGAATGGTGGTTTCGCCGAACGCGTTGTACAACAGCGGGGGCTTCTATTTGGCCGTTTACGACCTCGACATGACCGGCCTGCTCTACGCCACCTATTATGAAGGTGCAAGCCATGTTGACGGCGGAACGAGCCGTTTCGACCCGGATGGAGTGGTTTACCAAGCTGTTTGTACCAGCGGTGGCTTCCCGACCACTGGCACTGCCTTCAGCAGCACACAGCCCGGTGGCTGGGACGTTGGCGTGTTCAAGATCGATTTCGAGCAGAGCGGTGTGAACGCGAACATCAGTGCAAGCAGCAACACCGGGTGTGCTCCGGCCACCATCGATTTCGATGCCGTTGGGCAATACGCCACCATCGAATGGGACTTCGGTGATGGCTCACCCACGAGCACAGTGGATGACCCGAGCCATGTGTACCAGGACCCTGGTACGTACATCGTCACGCTCATCGCCATCGACCCCGCCTCGTGCAATCTTGCCGACACTGCCACCTTGTTGGTCGTGATCGGTACGGCCCAACCTGTGGAGCCCGAGTTCACCGTTTCACAAGCTGGCGGCTGCGAACCCTATATGGTCGTTACGGTGAACAACTCCACCGGTCCGAACAATACCTATCTGTGGAACATGGGCGATGGGGCCACCTACACCACCACGAACGTTACCCACACGTACGCGGGGCCGGGCACGTACGACATCACGCTCACCGTTACGGACAATACCTGCGGCGGTACGGACAGCACCACCATTCCCGTCACGGTTACGGAGCCAGCTGGCATCGAGGCCCTGTTCTCGGTCGTTCAAGTGGACCAATGTTCCGGCTTCATCGTGAGCACGCAGAACATGAGCACCGGACCCGCCGGACTTGTGTACACATGGGACATGGGTGATGGTACGGTGCTGTCGGGCACGGAAGTCACGCACACCTATGGTCAGCAGGGCACTTATACGATCACGCTCACGGCCTACGATCCGCTGTGCGATGAGGACGACACGTTCACGCTGAACTTACCGGTACTGGCCAGCCCGCTGGTGGGCAACGGCATCCTGGTGCCCAACATCTTCAGTCCGAACCAGGACGGCTACAACGACACTTTTTTCCCGATCGATGGTGCGGGCAGCAACGTGACCTTGAAGGTGTGGAACCGTTGGGGCATGAAGATGTTCGAGACGGCTGGCGCCTACAGACCTTGGAACGGCCGCACACCCGGGAACAAGCCGGTTCCGGACGGCGTGTACTTCTACATCCTGGAATACAGCATTCCGTGCACGGGCGAGCGGATCGAAGGCAAGGAGGAGGGATATGTTCACGTGGTGGGCAGCACCATGTGA